One window from the genome of Mucilaginibacter ginsenosidivorans encodes:
- a CDS encoding MarC family protein: MAIHFDSFINLVFIGFVALFPVVNPIGTAFIVSPYFTELSRKERLNVVKKITFYSFGICAVTLFAGHWILELFGLSIPIIQLAGGIMICKIGWQFLSSDTPKETPADAPQLDHIPQIENKIFYPITFPITTGAGTIAVLFTLSANSANKDISVYLLNVGALLVSVIGICILILVFYLNTNRLISYIGSHNEIIINRIMAFLIFCVGLQIASGGIIHLIKTAFSLH, from the coding sequence ATGGCAATCCACTTCGACTCGTTCATCAATTTGGTTTTTATTGGCTTCGTTGCCCTCTTCCCTGTTGTTAATCCCATTGGTACAGCATTTATTGTAAGCCCATATTTCACGGAACTATCCCGCAAGGAGCGACTTAACGTCGTAAAAAAAATTACATTTTATTCCTTTGGAATTTGTGCAGTTACGCTATTTGCCGGCCATTGGATATTAGAGCTATTCGGACTGTCCATACCAATCATTCAGCTTGCCGGCGGAATTATGATATGTAAGATCGGCTGGCAATTTCTTTCGTCCGACACCCCTAAAGAAACACCGGCTGACGCACCTCAATTAGATCATATTCCGCAGATCGAAAACAAGATCTTTTACCCTATTACATTTCCTATTACTACAGGAGCAGGTACTATCGCCGTTCTCTTTACGCTGAGCGCCAACAGTGCAAACAAAGACATTTCGGTTTATTTGTTGAATGTTGGTGCGCTGTTGGTGTCGGTAATTGGAATATGCATACTCATCCTGGTGTTTTATTTGAATACCAACCGTTTAATAAGCTACATCGGCTCTCATAACGAAATCATCATCAATCGTATAATGGCTTTCCTGATATTTTGCGTGGGCCTGCAGATAGCGTCGGGAGGAATTATCCATCTGATAAAAACAGCTTTTTCTTTACATTAA
- a CDS encoding PRC-barrel domain-containing protein, translating into MTTHEKVATRLEELHGSGYEITDGQPDITGWTIRTRSGRKAGEVDDLLFDPDNGKVRYIVADLDNNELKLDEDRKVLIPIGIAELYTKAASRKRHLDPAFDAYDPANDGNVVYIPTISAQQLDSLPLYEKGHLSRHTEIAIRKILEPADTASREEDEFYRHRHFNEDHFYDRD; encoded by the coding sequence ATGACAACGCATGAAAAAGTAGCAACCCGCCTGGAGGAACTCCATGGCAGCGGATATGAGATAACCGACGGACAGCCCGATATCACCGGCTGGACCATACGCACGCGCAGCGGCCGGAAGGCAGGCGAGGTAGACGACCTCCTGTTCGACCCTGACAATGGAAAGGTGAGGTATATTGTAGCTGACCTTGATAATAATGAACTGAAACTGGACGAAGACAGGAAAGTTCTGATCCCTATAGGCATAGCCGAGCTTTATACAAAAGCAGCCAGCAGGAAAAGGCACCTCGATCCGGCTTTTGATGCCTACGACCCGGCGAATGACGGCAATGTGGTTTACATTCCCACAATAAGCGCCCAACAGCTCGACTCGCTTCCGCTATACGAGAAGGGCCATTTATCCAGGCATACAGAAATAGCGATAAGGAAAATCCTGGAGCCGGCGGACACTGCCTCGAGAGAAGAAGACGAGTTTTACCGGCACCGCCATTTCAATGAAGACCATTTTTATGATCGCGACTGA
- a CDS encoding asparagine synthase-related protein produces MNDLNTAAPTDFISLLDDSNNVIFNMTMEDAAEAVISGDAARVRQIEGQFAIVKKVGQQVFLARSIGRPMRYFLAKQVSGPLLIVAERIDEIYEYLKTKGLHTQFHPSYTRMVPAHYVVRLEVIGCPDPNPVYTRYFEPKRNSLTNDLDKIGKTYIEALANECQKWLMSIPEKEPIGVLFSGGIDSGSVFLVLYHLMLKLGLSPQRLKAFTLSVNNGPDAAQAHEFLDKLGLSIFLEVIDVPQSAVDYKEAIKVIEDYKPRDLESATMALALCKQIRKLYPEWKYLADGDGGDENLKDYPIEENTELTIRSVLNNMMLYQEGWGVDKIKHSLTYSGGQSRGHVRSYAPCRLFGFKGLSPYALPNVIEVAEGIPFIQLTNWSEETLYALKGEIVQRGVKAVTGLEMPVFEKRRFQLGAASESTFKQLFPQDEMEYRTYFNSLYA; encoded by the coding sequence ATGAACGATCTTAATACAGCTGCACCCACCGACTTTATAAGCCTATTGGACGACAGCAATAATGTTATTTTTAACATGACTATGGAGGACGCTGCTGAAGCAGTGATTTCGGGCGATGCTGCAAGGGTACGACAGATAGAGGGACAATTTGCAATAGTAAAAAAAGTGGGGCAGCAGGTTTTCCTGGCGCGTTCCATTGGCAGGCCTATGCGCTATTTCCTGGCCAAGCAAGTAAGCGGCCCCTTGCTTATTGTAGCCGAGCGGATAGATGAAATTTACGAGTACCTGAAAACTAAAGGGTTGCACACCCAGTTCCACCCATCATATACCAGGATGGTGCCCGCACATTATGTGGTGCGGTTGGAAGTAATCGGCTGCCCCGATCCTAACCCTGTTTACACGCGATATTTTGAGCCTAAAAGGAATAGTTTAACAAATGACCTGGATAAAATCGGCAAAACCTATATAGAGGCGCTGGCTAACGAATGCCAAAAATGGCTGATGTCTATACCTGAGAAAGAACCCATAGGCGTCCTGTTTTCGGGGGGGATTGACAGCGGATCGGTTTTCCTGGTGCTTTATCACCTGATGCTTAAACTTGGCCTTTCGCCGCAGCGGCTGAAAGCCTTTACCCTGTCGGTAAACAATGGGCCCGACGCAGCCCAAGCTCACGAATTCCTGGATAAGTTGGGCCTGTCTATTTTTTTGGAGGTGATCGATGTGCCACAATCGGCAGTTGATTATAAAGAAGCGATTAAAGTAATTGAGGATTATAAACCCCGCGACCTTGAATCGGCCACGATGGCCCTGGCTTTGTGTAAACAAATACGCAAACTATACCCCGAATGGAAATATCTTGCAGACGGCGACGGTGGTGACGAAAACCTGAAAGATTATCCAATTGAAGAAAATACAGAACTTACCATTCGCAGCGTATTGAATAATATGATGCTTTATCAGGAAGGCTGGGGAGTTGACAAGATCAAACATTCGCTAACGTATTCCGGCGGGCAAAGCAGGGGGCATGTTCGTTCTTATGCCCCATGCCGGTTATTTGGATTTAAAGGCCTTAGCCCATACGCCTTGCCTAACGTCATTGAAGTTGCCGAAGGTATCCCTTTCATACAATTGACAAATTGGAGCGAGGAAACATTATATGCACTCAAGGGAGAGATTGTGCAGAGGGGCGTGAAAGCCGTTACAGGTTTGGAGATGCCGGTATTTGAAAAGCGCAGGTTCCAGCTTGGTGCTGCGTCCGAAAGCACGTTTAAACAGTTGTTTCCGCAGGATGAAATGGAATACCGAACCTATTTTAATTCACTCTATGCATGA
- a CDS encoding FAD-binding protein, which yields MKVIKTGAKTWENRHETFVENIKDLYELGNEPAMNALNSYNDATKGYQAIITDAIASQTPLRALGGGWSWMKIATVNNGIMLDTKPLNTVFNISSNSVSPAYTGDPAYLVFAQSGNGIWELNQYLEPLDRSLKTSGASNGQTIAGVLGTGTHGSAFDFGATPEFVVGLHLIVGPNRHVYLERASAPVVSDSFIQNLQTELIRDDELFNAALVSFGSFGIIHGVMIETEEKFLLESYMTRINYDDSLKAVMRTLDFSNNTTPAMPCGNERPFHFSVLLNPYDMDHGAYVTSMYKRPYRPNYQGPADNASGIGPGDDAASIMSALIKLFPNLNSTLVNTVIKTSLTLFEKQFGTHAQIFDNTTLRGKLLSAAVSFSAENAPQVADLMLSINNDIGPFTGIFSFRFVKQSSATLGFTRFERSCVMELDAPFSDTTYSFYTKVWKRLEDEGIPFTFHWGKVNELTPQRLENMYGDRIDKWIEARNRLLDADTMKVFNNPLLAQWGLDRILV from the coding sequence ATGAAAGTGATCAAAACCGGTGCAAAAACCTGGGAGAACCGCCATGAAACCTTCGTAGAGAATATCAAGGACCTGTACGAATTGGGGAACGAACCCGCTATGAACGCGCTTAACAGCTATAACGATGCCACCAAAGGCTACCAGGCCATAATAACAGATGCCATTGCCAGCCAAACCCCTCTGCGGGCCCTGGGTGGGGGATGGTCGTGGATGAAGATAGCGACCGTAAATAACGGCATTATGCTGGATACGAAACCCCTTAATACGGTGTTCAATATCAGTTCCAACAGCGTTTCGCCCGCGTATACCGGCGACCCGGCGTACCTGGTATTCGCCCAAAGCGGGAATGGGATATGGGAACTTAACCAATATCTTGAGCCGCTCGACCGCTCGCTTAAAACATCGGGCGCAAGTAACGGGCAAACCATAGCCGGGGTATTGGGTACCGGCACACACGGTTCGGCATTTGATTTTGGCGCCACGCCCGAATTTGTGGTGGGCCTGCACCTTATCGTCGGCCCAAACAGGCATGTATATCTTGAGCGTGCATCGGCGCCGGTGGTATCCGATTCGTTTATTCAAAACCTTCAAACTGAATTGATCAGGGACGACGAACTTTTCAATGCGGCGCTGGTAAGCTTCGGCAGCTTCGGTATCATTCATGGGGTGATGATCGAAACAGAAGAGAAGTTTCTGCTCGAATCCTATATGACGAGGATCAATTATGACGACTCGTTAAAGGCCGTTATGCGCACGCTGGATTTCAGTAACAATACCACACCGGCCATGCCCTGCGGTAATGAACGGCCCTTCCATTTTTCGGTGTTGTTAAACCCATACGACATGGATCATGGGGCGTACGTTACTTCGATGTACAAACGCCCGTACCGGCCCAATTACCAGGGCCCGGCGGATAATGCATCGGGAATAGGGCCGGGGGATGACGCCGCATCTATTATGAGCGCGCTTATCAAACTGTTCCCAAACCTGAATTCGACGCTGGTGAATACGGTAATAAAAACCAGCCTGACACTTTTTGAAAAACAATTTGGCACACATGCGCAAATATTTGATAATACTACGCTGCGCGGAAAGCTGTTGAGCGCCGCAGTAAGTTTTTCCGCCGAAAACGCTCCACAGGTAGCCGATTTGATGCTAAGTATCAATAATGATATCGGTCCGTTTACGGGTATATTTTCGTTCCGGTTTGTTAAGCAATCCTCCGCCACGCTGGGATTTACGCGTTTCGAACGTTCATGCGTGATGGAACTGGATGCGCCGTTCTCAGATACGACATACAGTTTCTACACGAAAGTTTGGAAGAGACTCGAAGACGAAGGCATTCCATTTACGTTCCATTGGGGAAAAGTAAATGAACTGACCCCGCAGCGGCTGGAAAATATGTATGGCGACCGCATTGATAAATGGATAGAGGCCCGTAACAGGCTATTAGATGCGGATACGATGAAAGTGTTTAACAATCCGCTTTTGGCGCAATGGGGTTTAGACAGGATATTGGTTTGA
- a CDS encoding SMP-30/gluconolactonase/LRE family protein, which yields MRNESLKGLLICLLAGSTLCNAQTGRPLMTLQQFDPQFATVVSKNAKAKILADGFLWSEGPVWVEKYKMFIFSDVKKNVIYKWTAAKGKEVYLSPSGYTGKIPRGGELGSNGLGLNLKGQLVICQDGDRVVSVMDAPLDKPKPKFIKIATGYAGKKFDSPNDLAFLGNGDIYFTDPPYGLEKNVDDPLKEAPYQGVYRISATGKITLLTDTLTRPNGIAFFPGGKTMLIANSDPKKPYWYAYDLDRKGLLTHGRIFYSAMAASKTAEGMPDGMKIDRQGHVFATGPGGIWVFNRSGKLLGKMLINDLASNCSLSADEKTLYVTSNHRVLKIDMR from the coding sequence ATGAGAAATGAATCACTAAAAGGCTTATTGATCTGCTTATTGGCAGGCAGCACGCTTTGCAATGCCCAAACAGGGAGGCCCCTGATGACGCTACAGCAGTTTGATCCGCAATTTGCGACGGTAGTCAGTAAAAATGCAAAAGCTAAAATATTGGCCGACGGGTTTTTATGGAGTGAAGGACCGGTTTGGGTCGAGAAATATAAAATGTTCATTTTCTCCGATGTGAAAAAGAATGTGATCTACAAATGGACGGCGGCAAAAGGGAAAGAAGTTTACCTAAGCCCCTCGGGTTACACGGGCAAGATCCCGCGTGGCGGCGAACTGGGTTCGAACGGTTTGGGGTTGAACCTTAAGGGTCAGCTGGTGATATGCCAGGACGGCGACCGGGTGGTGTCGGTCATGGATGCGCCACTGGATAAGCCAAAACCCAAATTCATCAAAATAGCGACAGGGTACGCGGGCAAAAAATTTGACAGCCCCAACGACCTGGCTTTTTTAGGCAATGGCGATATTTATTTTACCGATCCGCCATACGGTCTCGAAAAAAATGTGGACGACCCGCTGAAAGAAGCTCCATACCAGGGTGTTTACCGCATTTCGGCCACAGGTAAAATAACTTTGCTTACCGATACGCTCACCCGGCCAAACGGGATAGCATTTTTCCCCGGTGGCAAAACCATGCTTATAGCCAATTCGGATCCAAAGAAGCCCTACTGGTACGCTTATGACCTGGACAGAAAGGGGTTACTAACGCATGGGAGAATATTTTACAGCGCCATGGCGGCTTCCAAAACTGCCGAAGGTATGCCTGACGGCATGAAGATAGACAGGCAGGGGCATGTATTTGCCACCGGGCCGGGTGGTATCTGGGTTTTTAACCGATCGGGAAAATTACTTGGCAAAATGCTGATCAACGACCTGGCATCCAACTGCAGCCTCTCGGCAGATGAGAAAACGCTTTATGTAACATCGAATCACCGGGTATTAAAGATCGATATGCGGTGA
- a CDS encoding Bor/Iss family lipoprotein, producing the protein MRSQLSVFFIALSLTVMMSSCYTARVTTHAQAGTETSGQTVNFFLWGALQSPKRVTTPICDSLGANGMAEVTVKNNFGYSLITVITLGIWSPTRLEWKCAKPCKKVGDL; encoded by the coding sequence ATGAGATCGCAACTTTCCGTATTCTTTATTGCCCTGTCGCTTACCGTAATGATGAGCAGTTGCTATACTGCCCGGGTAACTACCCACGCGCAGGCCGGCACCGAAACCTCGGGCCAAACAGTTAATTTCTTCCTGTGGGGCGCCCTGCAAAGCCCCAAGAGGGTAACTACGCCGATATGCGATTCGCTGGGGGCGAACGGCATGGCCGAAGTTACCGTCAAAAACAACTTTGGTTATTCGCTTATAACCGTAATCACATTGGGCATCTGGAGCCCGACACGCCTTGAATGGAAATGTGCCAAACCATGTAAAAAAGTAGGTGACCTTTAA
- a CDS encoding radical SAM protein, giving the protein MHDNREIERLRPHKNFSSPDIPYHFLHENEPAANGQLQKVNTIFLTGKECAFKCLMCDLWKNTLNEPTPPGAIIRQIDYALARLPGADVIKLYNSSNFFDQKAVPPADYQGIAERLRHYQRVIVENHPKLCGEACLEFNDMLNGTLEIAMGLETIHPDVLPRLNKQMTAEDFKQAAAFLISHKIDVRAFVLLNPPYLTGRHENIQWAFNTVKFAFESGAGCCSIIPTRPGNGIMELLYEQQHYIPPTLDMLEEVFERSLHLQLGRVFVDTWDIGFLSNCPICFESRKRRLEAMNSDQTFHQGIACSCHLGHA; this is encoded by the coding sequence ATGCATGATAATCGGGAAATTGAAAGGCTTCGTCCGCATAAGAACTTTTCGAGTCCCGATATACCTTATCATTTCCTGCATGAAAACGAACCTGCCGCCAATGGACAACTACAAAAGGTAAACACCATTTTCCTTACCGGTAAGGAGTGTGCGTTTAAGTGCCTGATGTGTGATCTCTGGAAGAATACCTTAAATGAGCCTACCCCTCCGGGAGCCATCATTAGACAAATAGATTATGCATTAGCCAGGCTGCCCGGAGCGGATGTAATTAAGCTGTATAATAGCAGCAACTTCTTTGACCAAAAGGCGGTTCCTCCGGCGGATTATCAGGGAATAGCTGAAAGGCTTCGGCATTACCAAAGGGTGATCGTCGAAAATCATCCGAAACTTTGCGGTGAGGCCTGCCTGGAATTTAATGACATGCTTAATGGAACCCTTGAAATAGCCATGGGGCTTGAAACTATTCACCCGGACGTGTTGCCCAGGCTCAATAAACAAATGACCGCCGAAGACTTTAAACAGGCTGCGGCATTTTTAATAAGTCATAAAATCGATGTACGTGCATTTGTACTGCTAAATCCCCCCTATCTTACCGGTAGACATGAAAATATCCAATGGGCATTTAACACCGTAAAGTTTGCCTTCGAGAGCGGAGCCGGGTGTTGCTCCATCATCCCTACCCGTCCGGGCAATGGTATTATGGAATTGCTTTACGAACAGCAGCATTATATACCCCCGACATTGGACATGCTGGAAGAAGTATTTGAACGTTCCCTACACTTACAGCTCGGCCGGGTCTTTGTTGACACCTGGGATATTGGTTTTCTTTCCAATTGTCCAATTTGTTTTGAAAGCAGGAAGCGTCGCCTGGAAGCCATGAATTCCGATCAAACATTTCACCAGGGGATAGCCTGTAGCTGTCATTTAGGTCATGCGTGA
- a CDS encoding c-type cytochrome: MMAKQFLFILLPFALASMSYRQQPQNHAPVVKIIAPANNAGFSPGAQVSYQVSVADKEDGDTRYDEINVKEIVLELQYVKDKAKASAMVNKPFDDAPGLAVMRSSNCFNCHDFNGKSIGPSFLEISKRYPATTANTDSLVKRVKDGSAGIWGLREKMPPHPELSAQEIKSAIQWIFKNAADQGMMYYDATPGIIRLPAIKTGAYVLTASYTDHGIKNTAEKHLTGYDRIVIVAK; the protein is encoded by the coding sequence ATGATGGCAAAACAGTTTCTGTTTATTCTGCTGCCATTCGCACTGGCAAGCATGTCGTACCGGCAGCAACCGCAAAACCATGCGCCGGTTGTAAAGATCATCGCGCCCGCAAACAATGCCGGGTTTAGTCCCGGGGCGCAGGTAAGCTACCAGGTAAGTGTGGCCGATAAGGAAGATGGCGACACCAGGTACGATGAGATCAATGTCAAAGAAATAGTGCTGGAGCTGCAATATGTGAAAGATAAGGCAAAGGCCTCAGCCATGGTGAATAAACCCTTTGACGATGCGCCGGGGCTGGCCGTGATGCGAAGTTCCAATTGCTTCAATTGTCATGATTTCAACGGAAAATCCATAGGTCCATCCTTTTTGGAGATCAGCAAGCGCTATCCTGCCACCACAGCCAATACCGACTCATTGGTTAAACGCGTAAAAGATGGCTCGGCGGGGATCTGGGGCCTTCGTGAAAAAATGCCGCCCCATCCCGAGTTATCTGCGCAGGAAATCAAAAGCGCTATCCAGTGGATATTCAAAAATGCCGCCGACCAGGGTATGATGTATTATGATGCAACGCCCGGGATCATCCGCCTGCCCGCTATCAAAACGGGGGCCTATGTGCTAACTGCAAGTTACACCGACCACGGGATAAAAAACACCGCTGAAAAACATTTGACGGGTTATGACAGGATTGTGATCGTTGCTAAATAA